TACAAAATTAGAGATCATTTATTTTAGATTCTTGTCCAACGGTTGCAGGTAATATCCGAATATATGCAATTGTTGATATTTCTAATATCGCGTGAAGCCCAAGGTGCATAAACTCCTCTGCTCTCCTGCTCTAGTTAGGGGTCTTCCTCAACAAGAAAGACTCAATCGAATTTGCTGGTGAAGAACATCGGCAAGGGTGGGATAGTTTTTTTATTATTTTATATGCTTACTAAAAAAGCTTACCAATTTTTTAATTACATCTTCTGATTGAGTATTATCAAAACCATGAAGCGCAAAATACTCATGGTATTCATGGGTTACGTTTAACGTATTCAATTTTCCATTCATCCATTGACTTTGATAGACAGGAACTATAGGGTCTATATTTCCATGAAATAGTATTGTTGGTTGGCTAGTGGAAGAGATATTCCAATAGGGACTGATACTTTCATATACGTCACCATCCCAGGCTTGCCCTACATATTCCGTTAAAATATCTCCAACCTTTCCTCCTAACCAGATGTTCGTACTACTATACCAGGCCCAATCGTTAATGATAGTAGGACCAAAAAGGCTGGCAACACAATTAATGTTATTATGGTCGTTGTATTTATAGGCATAAATCATGGCTAGTTGACCACCAGCACTGGCTCCTATAATGCCCATTTTTGATGAGATATGATAATCGCCCAGGTTATCTAAAACATTTCCAATCGCCTTATTGATATCGTCCATTATTTCAGTGTGATGAATGTTATTGGTATTACTTGCCAGGCGGTAGTTCATATTCACGATAGCAACATTACTCCAGTTTTTTTTGATTAAGCTAACATAATAATTAAACTCTTCTTTTTGTCCTCCCTTCCAGGCTCCACCGTGTATCATTAAAAGAACAGGCGTAGTACTGTCTCGACCTGCGGGTAAATAAATATCATATTTCTGCATTTGATGATCTCCATAACTAACGTTAACCATAGTCGTGTCGGTATTGCCTGCAGGGTTGTCGGGTATGGTAATATCTTCTTTAGAACAAGAACAGAGTACAATAAATGATAGCAGGATATAAATTAGTTTATTCAAGAGATTAAGTTTTGAGGTTATAAATACTTCGGGAATGGCAAATATAAATGGGGTACGTGATTTTTGAAACACGTACTTTCAATTGATGGTGTTGATTGCAAGATATTTATTTTTAGTGGTTCAACCCGTATTATCATTTATAAACCCCCGCATTGAATAAACTTTTTTGTTATACACAGTGC
This portion of the Acidimicrobiia bacterium genome encodes:
- a CDS encoding alpha/beta hydrolase, with amino-acid sequence MNKLIYILLSFIVLCSCSKEDITIPDNPAGNTDTTMVNVSYGDHQMQKYDIYLPAGRDSTTPVLLMIHGGAWKGGQKEEFNYYVSLIKKNWSNVAIVNMNYRLASNTNNIHHTEIMDDINKAIGNVLDNLGDYHISSKMGIIGASAGGQLAMIYAYKYNDHNNINCVASLFGPTIINDWAWYSSTNIWLGGKVGDILTEYVGQAWDGDVYESISPYWNISSTSQPTILFHGNIDPIVPVYQSQWMNGKLNTLNVTHEYHEYFALHGFDNTQSEDVIKKLVSFFSKHIK